In Candidatus Babeliales bacterium, the following are encoded in one genomic region:
- a CDS encoding pseudouridine synthase — protein MMNEIQKKVDRVIESAVERIVLNKYIAHAGVCSRREAVELIKQGSVKVNGVIITEPSYIVQPKDFVKVGSKGVRPEQKVYVLLNKPTGYVTTVEDEQGRRTVADLVRDVGRKLRLYPVGRLDRDTTGLLIMTNDGALTQKLSHPKNHVQKKYSVVLDKPFPVEDLKKLKEGVTLIDGRAYVDAISYGESKRNNVVKIVLHSGKNRIVRRMFEHLGYRVMQLDRINYAGVTKQGLMQGRWRFLEPEELASLLAL, from the coding sequence ATGATGAATGAAATACAAAAAAAAGTAGATCGAGTGATAGAGTCAGCAGTAGAAAGAATAGTGCTTAATAAGTACATTGCACATGCGGGAGTGTGTTCTCGCAGAGAAGCGGTTGAATTGATTAAGCAAGGTTCGGTTAAAGTGAATGGTGTAATAATTACTGAACCAAGTTACATTGTGCAACCGAAAGATTTTGTAAAAGTTGGCAGTAAGGGAGTTCGTCCTGAGCAAAAAGTATATGTGCTGCTCAATAAACCAACAGGATATGTAACTACGGTTGAAGATGAACAGGGACGACGTACGGTTGCAGATTTAGTGCGTGATGTTGGTAGAAAATTACGCTTATATCCGGTTGGTCGTCTTGATAGAGATACAACGGGACTGCTTATTATGACGAATGACGGTGCGTTAACGCAAAAATTATCACATCCAAAAAATCATGTGCAAAAAAAATATTCAGTTGTTCTGGATAAGCCGTTTCCTGTAGAAGACCTTAAGAAGTTAAAAGAGGGCGTTACGTTAATAGATGGACGAGCATATGTAGATGCGATTTCATATGGTGAATCAAAACGAAATAATGTCGTTAAAATTGTCCTACATAGTGGTAAAAACAGAATTGTACGTCGAATGTTTGAGCATCTAGGATATCGTGTTATGCAACTTGATCGTATTAATTACGCAGGAGTTACAAAACAGGGATTGATGCAAGGGCGATGGCGGTTTTTAGAGCCAGAAGAACTTGCAAGTTTATTGGCGCTGTAA
- a CDS encoding mechanosensitive ion channel family protein, with protein sequence MDLATFLACYSSLILWAVRVVGLVIATVWGVRYIQNKLKNALTKMYSDQLRIALIGKLFAYISFFILAVSLLHEFGLNVSALLGAAGVISIAIGYASQTSIANIISGLFLMIERPFKLGDMVVIGGERGRVAEVNLFAVLLHTESGVMVRIPHEKILKNKSINLTSLPIRRHTVQIKVGCQNNPQEIVAIIKRAIGDNVYCVMHPEPYILMREIIGNYLYIAVGAWGMQKHFTDIKHTLLLSLKEAFDKENIKMIGYKFGSDK encoded by the coding sequence ATGGATTTAGCAACCTTTTTAGCCTGTTATTCTTCTTTGATTCTCTGGGCAGTCCGTGTGGTGGGATTAGTGATTGCCACGGTCTGGGGGGTACGTTATATACAAAATAAGCTTAAAAATGCCCTTACCAAAATGTACTCTGATCAGTTGCGTATAGCCTTGATAGGTAAACTTTTTGCTTATATTTCGTTCTTTATTTTAGCAGTGTCATTGCTACATGAATTTGGCCTTAATGTATCAGCTTTATTAGGGGCAGCGGGGGTTATTAGTATTGCCATTGGATATGCATCACAAACGAGTATTGCTAATATTATTAGCGGACTTTTTTTGATGATAGAACGACCATTTAAATTGGGAGATATGGTTGTTATTGGTGGTGAACGAGGGAGAGTTGCAGAGGTTAATTTATTTGCGGTGTTATTGCATACAGAGTCTGGAGTTATGGTGCGCATTCCGCATGAAAAGATTCTTAAAAACAAATCCATTAATTTAACTAGTTTGCCTATTCGTAGGCATACGGTACAGATTAAAGTTGGTTGTCAAAATAATCCGCAGGAGATTGTTGCGATAATTAAACGTGCAATAGGTGATAATGTATATTGTGTGATGCATCCAGAGCCATATATTCTTATGCGAGAAATTATTGGAAATTATTTATATATTGCGGTTGGTGCATGGGGGATGCAAAAGCATTTTACTGATATAAAACATACATTGCTGCTCAGTTTAAAAGAAGCGTTTGATAAGGAAAATATTAAGATGATAGGTTATAAATTCGGGTCCGATAAATAA